Below is a genomic region from Paludicola sp. MB14-C6.
CCCTACCCTATAATAGGGCGGTTTTTGTTATTCATTCTTATCGTTTCATATTAACGAGCTCTTGAAGCATTTCATCGCCAACGGTGATAATTCTTGAGTTTGCTTGGAATCCTCTTTGAGTAATAATCATATCTGCAAATTCTGTTGATAAGTCAACGTTTGACATTTCCAAACCGCCTGAAATCAAGCTACCGGATACGCCTTCACCGGCACCGGCATATGTAATATCACCTGTATTGTTAACTGCTTTAAAATAAGAGTTACCCTCTAACACTAAAGCCTCTGGGTTAGGTACGTTTGCCAAACAAATTTGTCCGATTGGAATAATTTTACCATCGGCAGTTGTTCCGGAAATAATACCATCAGCACCGATTGCAATACCTTTTAATTCTGCAACATCAGTAGCTTCTTGATCAGGAATACCGTCGCCGTTTGAATCAGACAAGGTTCCAGGTTTTTTAATTCTTTGCGGGCCATTTGCTTTATCAAGCTTTGGAATACCAGTTTGTGCTGTTACACCATTACCTATAGGAGCTACCACTTCCACACCAGTTGCAGGGAATGTACCACCTGTTTTTAAAGTTGCTGTGAATAGGCTTGGGTCAACACCATCTGGTAATTTTGTTTTATCAAGTGCTTTTAATTGTGCTTCGATTTCACCAGCATTTGCACCAGTAACTGTAATTGTTTTGCCACTTACAGAAGAAGATGCAGGTGTACCATTTACTACTTTGATATTCCATCCATTTAATTTATCACCATTTGCTGCACCAAATGCTACCTCTAAATCACCTGGTTTTGCAGAACCCGCTACTGCTACTCTTTCTTCATAAATGATGTTTCCAGCAGCATCTCTAGCAATTGGGTAACCGCAAATATAATTTCTGTTTGCGTCAACTAAGTTGCCTTGTCCATCAAAGTTTAATACACCTACACGAGTAAGCAATTCATTGCCTGCTCCATCACGAGCAACTAAATATCCTTCACCTTCAATAAAAACGTCCATTGCACGTCCAGTTGGAGTAAATCCTGCACGGGTATGTAATACGTCAATAGAAGACACCATTGATCCATAACCTACTTGAGAAGCATTACCACCACCCATGTTGTCAGTTGCATTAGATGAGCCAGTAAGTGTTTGATAGAATACATCTTTAAAAGATGCTCTGGAAGATTTGAAGCCGTATGTATTTACGTTTGCGATATTATTACCGATTACGTCCATTTTTGTCTGATGCGTTTTAAGGCCTGCAACGCCTGAATATAATGCTCTTAGCATAATTCTCTCCCTTTCGTCGACCGTTTAACTTATCCCATTTGAATTTCAAATGATGATTCGTATTGAACTCATCTGTCGTTCAGAGTTCATAGCTTCCTAAAAAGGTCCAGCTATATAATTACGGTCCCATCAATATTTGTGAAAACATTGTTTTTAAGTTCGCTACCTTTTAAAGCGGTTACCACAGTATTGCTGGTTGTATTAACAATAAACATGGTATCACCGTTTAAAACGAGTACATCTTTAACGCCCTTTTGTCTTGCTCCAGTAATTGCATCGTTTAGTTTCACTAACGTTTGGTTTGAAATATCAATTTTTCGTTCTGTTACACGTTGTTGTGCATGTTTTGAAAAAGTAACTTGATTGTTATTTTGCAGTTGCTTTTCAAATAACGTCTTAAAGTCAACAGCTTGTCCTTGTCCAATTGCATTGGTTGTTTGCGGTTGGGGTTTGTTTACTTGTGGCGTTCTGCTAACTTGTATGTAATTCCGATTGATATCTAGGTTTGTCATATTTCCTCCTTCTTTTCATTATTAGTAGATGAAGTAATTGAAACCATTAAGCTTTTTGAGGTTCTTGTGGCTTTTCCAACTGATCCAATACTTCCATAACAGATGACATATCGTAATCTTTACCGTTTACGGTAATGGATACTGCACCATTCATAAACTTGACATTGCTTACAACACCGGTATCTTTCTCCATATTTCCTTTTTTATCATAGGTTGCAACAATAACATTTTTTCCTACCATTGCTGCCCCATATTGTGCATAAGAAATTTCAGTTAAAGTTTGCATCGCTTGTAAGGATGTGAATTGAGCCATTTGTGCAATAAACTGTGTATCTGTTGATGGATTCATAACATCTTGATTTGTCAGCTGAGCGGATAAGAGATTTAAGAAGTCTTGCATATCCAAACTGGTTCCGTTTGCTTTGCCTGCGCTGTTTAACGGATTTGCTGCTGCCGTTTTAGGGGTTTTTGAAGGTTTGTTATATGCGTTAATTTGAGTTGTTTCCATATTAGTCTCCTTTGCTATACACGCTGCATATACTTCGACTTTGCTTGTAGTTCTTGCATAATCGAAATGAAATCAAGGGTACTTGCTTCTTCGTTTTGCGTGAACTCTTGCTTATGCTGCTGTTGCTGCGGCTGCTTTTCCTGTTTTGACTCTTGTTGAGTATAATTTTGCTGCATTCCATGATTTTGGTTAGAAGCCACTACTTGAGTAGTATTATGGGTTGCACCTTGCACCAACTCTTTAATTTCATTGGTACTGCTTAACAGCAAACTTTGCGTTTTAGGATTTTCAGCATGTAGCTCTACAGTTAATACACCATTTTCAGAAACAAGCTTTACCGATACTTTACCTAAGTGTTCCGGATTCAACTGCATGGTAAATTCCGATTTATTATCGTTTACATGCATCACTACTTGATCCACAATCTGTGTTTGAGTCGATGGTTCAAGCTTTGTCGCCTCATCACTGATTTTAACAATCATAGGATTTTCAATTTGCGTTGTCGGTTTGCTTATTACTACAAAGTCCATTGGATTTTGCTGTACCTCTTTTGGCTTTTCAAATGGTTTACCTTCAACAACAATTGGTTGCTGTTTTGTATTGGTTGTTTGAGTAGAAACATCGGAAGAGCTTTCTGTAGAAACAACGGGTATAACTACTGTCTCTGTCATTTTAGGGGATTGCTCTACCGTTACGGGTGTTTTGCTTATCAGATTTTGCGGCTTTGTTTCTAACATAGGGGTTGCTTGTTGAGCTGTAGCAACTTCTGTTTGTGGAACTATCTCAGCTACAACTTGCTGCATAACCCTTTGCTCTTGTTGTAACGGTTGCGCAATCATCTCATTTGGAATGGTTGCTTGCGTTATAATTGGAGCTTGCTTTTCTACTACAACAGGCTTTATTAGTTGAATTGGTTGAGCCACCACTTGTTGAGCTACAGGAACAATCGTAATTGGAATTGCTTGTGAAACTGTTTCATCTGCTTGAGATATCGCTTGAGCTACAAGCATGTTTGGAGCTTGTACCAATTGAGCAATTAGCTCTTGTACTGCTGAAAGCGGAGTTGTTGTTTCCGTAACAGGAAGAATTGCTTCCTCAGAAGTGGATTCCTTCGATTCTAATGAAGAATCTTCTTCACCCAACTTTTTTGAGAGTAACGTTAAAAAAGTATCTTTGCTTGGTTCTTCTTGCTTTTGAGCCTTTACCTTTGGTGCTTGCGAAGCAGTCACTGCCTTGGGGGCAATTTGTATCATTCTTTTCACCTCCCTTTCTCTTGTTAGTTTATATATCAAAAGAATAGATTTCTACTCTTTGATAACAAATTATACTTGAGACGACAAACTATTACCGATAAACTCGTTAATGAACAACTCCTCTTGCTTTTGTAAAGCTTGCCTGTATGATTCAAACTGTTGTTCCTTTAGCTTATCTAAGCTGCCAATTTCGATATTCATATTTACAATTTCTACTTGCTTTTTAACGATTTTCATTTGTTGAAGTTCTTTTTTTTGCATCAGCACTTTTATTTGCTCATTCAAATTACTTAAGTAGATTTTATAACTGCTGATTTCTCCGGGAACCATTCCTTCGTTCATTTTATCAACAAGTTCATTGTTGCTTTGTTGATAAATAAACTCCTGTTGTTGAATTTGGTTCTCCATTTTAGTCAATTCATGTTGTAATACAGAAAGTTCGTTTTTTAATACATCAAGCAATTGGCATTTATAATTTAAAACTTTTTCTAAAGAAAAAGAAAACTTCTTCATTTCAATTGCCCTCTTTTATTTTAAATTTGGTTCATTAAATCGAGTGTCTCATCAAAAGAAAAGCTTTCATCAGTTTTTTGCATTAAAAAATTGTTAATTTGATCAATTTTTTCTATTGCCTCATCCAGCTTTGGATTGGCTCCGGATTTATAAGCGCCTATCGAGATCAAATCGTAATTTTGATAATAGGTAGATAACAAATCCCTGATTTTTGATGCTTTTTCCTTGTGTTCTATTGTTGCAATATCGTTCATTAACCTTGATATACTAGCGTTCACATCAATAGCAGGAAAATGATTACGGTGAGCTAACGTTCTTGTCAATACAATATGTCCATCCAAAATACCACGAACCGTATCGGATATTGGCTCATTCGTATCATCGCCCTCGACTAATACAGTATAGATACCTGTAATCGAACCTGTTTTAAAGTTTCCGCTTCGTTCCAATAATTTGGGAAGCTCAGCATAAATAGATGGCGTATATCCTCTTGCGATTGGTGGTTCACCCGTTGCTAAGCCTATTTCCCTTTGTGCCATTGCAAAACGAGTAAGAGAATCCATCATCAATAAAACATCTTTACCGTTATCCCTAAAATATTCTGCAATAGTGGTTGCCACCATCGCACACTTTGCACGTAACATCGCGGGCTGGTCGGAAGTTGCAACTACCAAAACGGAACGTGCAAGTCCTTCAGCACCTAAATCCTTTTCGATAAACTCTTTTACCTCACGTCCTCTTTCGCCTACAAGAGCGATTACGTTGACATCGGATTTAACATTCTTTGCAATCATTCCGAGTAAGGTACTCTTTCCAACACCGCTTCCTGCGAAAATACCCATTCTTTGACCTTTTCCAATTGTCAACATTCCGTCGATTGCCTTAATTCCATAACTCATACAGCTATCAATTCTTGGTCGGTCAAGTGGATTAGTGAATACATTATCCACATGATAATAAGTTGGATCTTCAAAATCACCCAACCCGTCAATTGGATTTCCCAGTGCATCAATGGTGCGACCAATTAAAAAGTCGCCCACCGGAACACGTAATCTTCGCTTTAACGGTTTTACAAGGCTTCCGGGTCCAACGCCCTTAATCTCTTCGTATCCCATTAACAAAAGCTTATCGTCTTTAAAACCAACAACTTCGGCAAGAGTACTGTTAATACGGTCAGTTGATATCAATAAGCAAATATCGCCTACATTTGCCATGAGTCCACTAACCTCAATCATCATACCAACAATACTTTTTACCTTTCCCATTCGGCTAATGGGGTCTATTTGTGATAAAAACATTTGTGCATCTTTTAAACTCATGTTTGCCTCACATTATTTATGTAATCAGCTCATTTTTCTGATATGAAAATTTACTTATGCCTATGGATTAACCCCATATTGATATTATCCAATTGCGTATCAACGGAAGCATCTATTACACCAATTGGTGTTTCAATAACGCAATCCGTATCACTCATATTGGGATCTGCTATAAATTTTATATCATCTGATATATTGTTCATTCGATTGATGATATCACACTCTTTACTCATAAACATTTTATAGTTGTTTACAGAAATATTGATTCGTAGCGAGCCTTGATTTTTGCATTGCAACGCCGCATTTTCCACAATACTTTTGAGTGCATCAGAAGAAAGCTCCAGCTCTTTTTTTATAATCATCTTCGCAATTGAAAATGCCAATAAATAAAGCTCCTCTTCATATTTCTTCAGCATATCTTGAATACCGCTGTCGATTCCCTCGACCATATTTTCAGAAAAAGTTAATAATTGCTGCATCTCTGCTTGCGCTTGGGCTAACCCGTCTTGATAACCTTTTTGAAAGCCCTCTTCGTAGCCTTTTTTAGAGGCAGTCGAATAGTTTTCGGAATCAGCTTGATCCATTGCATTTTGAAGCTGCGCATTAATGCGATCAGCAGTAGATTTCATATAGTAAATACTATAATTCTGTGCTTGATCCACAATTTTTTTCGCTTGGGCTTGGGCTTGCGAAATAATATCTGCAGCTACTTTTTCATCATGAGTCAATGGCCTTGTGAAAGTAGATTTTTGATCTTTATATTCTCTTGATTTAATTCGAATTTCAGGTGTTACTTCCAATGTTTTTTTCACATCAGGGCTTTGTTGAGAAGATTTAATAATATTATACAATTATTTCATCCTTTCCACCCTTAGTAATTACTAGCTCGCCTTCTTCTTCCAAACGTCGAATAATTGCAACGATACGTTGTTGTGCTTCTTCAACATCTTTGAGTCGAACGTTATGAGTAAATTCAAGGTCAGACTGAACGGTTTCAGCAGAACGCTTGGACATATTCTTGAAGATTGCAGCGGATACTTCTTGATTTGCACCTTTAAGCGCAAATACCAAGTCTTTGCTGTTTGCTTCTCGTAAAAATCTTTGGATAGAAACGTCGTCCAATAGAATAATATCTTCGAACACAAACATTCTCTTGCGAATCTCGTCGGTGAGTTTTGCATCCTTTTTATTAAGCTCATCAAAGATGTATTTTTCATTAGATCGGTCAATGTGATTCATTACATCAGCGATGTAGTTTACGCCGCCAACTTCCATATAGTCAACAGACATGAAGGTGGATAGTTTTTGCTCTAGAATATGTTCCACAAGTTTTACAACTTCTGGAGAGGTTCGATCCATCTTTGCAATTCGCTCTACAACATCAATTCTCTTGTCTTTCGGTAGGTCTGCAATGATATTTGATGCTTGGTCAGGTTTTGCATAAGATAGTACCAACGCAATTGTTTGTGGATGTTCGTTTTGAATTACGGTTAAAACATTCTTATAGTCCGCTTTTCTAACAAACTCAAACGATTTCGTTTTTAATGATTTTGTAACACGTTCTAATAGGCTGGCTGCAGCTTGTGCTCCAAA
It encodes:
- a CDS encoding flagellar hook protein FlgE, encoding MLRALYSGVAGLKTHQTKMDVIGNNIANVNTYGFKSSRASFKDVFYQTLTGSSNATDNMGGGNASQVGYGSMVSSIDVLHTRAGFTPTGRAMDVFIEGEGYLVARDGAGNELLTRVGVLNFDGQGNLVDANRNYICGYPIARDAAGNIIYEERVAVAGSAKPGDLEVAFGAANGDKLNGWNIKVVNGTPASSSVSGKTITVTGANAGEIEAQLKALDKTKLPDGVDPSLFTATLKTGGTFPATGVEVVAPIGNGVTAQTGIPKLDKANGPQRIKKPGTLSDSNGDGIPDQEATDVAELKGIAIGADGIISGTTADGKIIPIGQICLANVPNPEALVLEGNSYFKAVNNTGDITYAGAGEGVSGSLISGGLEMSNVDLSTEFADMIITQRGFQANSRIITVGDEMLQELVNMKR
- a CDS encoding TIGR02530 family flagellar biosynthesis protein — translated: MTNLDINRNYIQVSRTPQVNKPQPQTTNAIGQGQAVDFKTLFEKQLQNNNQVTFSKHAQQRVTERKIDISNQTLVKLNDAITGARQKGVKDVLVLNGDTMFIVNTTSNTVVTALKGSELKNNVFTNIDGTVII
- a CDS encoding flagellar hook capping FlgD N-terminal domain-containing protein; protein product: METTQINAYNKPSKTPKTAAANPLNSAGKANGTSLDMQDFLNLLSAQLTNQDVMNPSTDTQFIAQMAQFTSLQAMQTLTEISYAQYGAAMVGKNVIVATYDKKGNMEKDTGVVSNVKFMNGAVSITVNGKDYDMSSVMEVLDQLEKPQEPQKA
- a CDS encoding flagellar hook-length control protein FliK is translated as MIQIAPKAVTASQAPKVKAQKQEEPSKDTFLTLLSKKLGEEDSSLESKESTSEEAILPVTETTTPLSAVQELIAQLVQAPNMLVAQAISQADETVSQAIPITIVPVAQQVVAQPIQLIKPVVVEKQAPIITQATIPNEMIAQPLQQEQRVMQQVVAEIVPQTEVATAQQATPMLETKPQNLISKTPVTVEQSPKMTETVVIPVVSTESSSDVSTQTTNTKQQPIVVEGKPFEKPKEVQQNPMDFVVISKPTTQIENPMIVKISDEATKLEPSTQTQIVDQVVMHVNDNKSEFTMQLNPEHLGKVSVKLVSENGVLTVELHAENPKTQSLLLSSTNEIKELVQGATHNTTQVVASNQNHGMQQNYTQQESKQEKQPQQQQHKQEFTQNEEASTLDFISIMQELQAKSKYMQRV
- a CDS encoding flagellar export protein FliJ, encoding MKKFSFSLEKVLNYKCQLLDVLKNELSVLQHELTKMENQIQQQEFIYQQSNNELVDKMNEGMVPGEISSYKIYLSNLNEQIKVLMQKKELQQMKIVKKQVEIVNMNIEIGSLDKLKEQQFESYRQALQKQEELFINEFIGNSLSSQV
- the fliI gene encoding flagellar protein export ATPase FliI — protein: MSLKDAQMFLSQIDPISRMGKVKSIVGMMIEVSGLMANVGDICLLISTDRINSTLAEVVGFKDDKLLLMGYEEIKGVGPGSLVKPLKRRLRVPVGDFLIGRTIDALGNPIDGLGDFEDPTYYHVDNVFTNPLDRPRIDSCMSYGIKAIDGMLTIGKGQRMGIFAGSGVGKSTLLGMIAKNVKSDVNVIALVGERGREVKEFIEKDLGAEGLARSVLVVATSDQPAMLRAKCAMVATTIAEYFRDNGKDVLLMMDSLTRFAMAQREIGLATGEPPIARGYTPSIYAELPKLLERSGNFKTGSITGIYTVLVEGDDTNEPISDTVRGILDGHIVLTRTLAHRNHFPAIDVNASISRLMNDIATIEHKEKASKIRDLLSTYYQNYDLISIGAYKSGANPKLDEAIEKIDQINNFLMQKTDESFSFDETLDLMNQI
- a CDS encoding FliH/SctL family protein; amino-acid sequence: MYNIIKSSQQSPDVKKTLEVTPEIRIKSREYKDQKSTFTRPLTHDEKVAADIISQAQAQAKKIVDQAQNYSIYYMKSTADRINAQLQNAMDQADSENYSTASKKGYEEGFQKGYQDGLAQAQAEMQQLLTFSENMVEGIDSGIQDMLKKYEEELYLLAFSIAKMIIKKELELSSDALKSIVENAALQCKNQGSLRINISVNNYKMFMSKECDIINRMNNISDDIKFIADPNMSDTDCVIETPIGVIDASVDTQLDNINMGLIHRHK
- the fliG gene encoding flagellar motor switch protein FliG produces the protein MVEAITAQQKAAAVIISLGTENAANVYRFLHEDELEQLTYEIARLQHLTSQEVEDILLSFYQICLTQKVVTEGGVEFARSVLEKAFGAQAAASLLERVTKSLKTKSFEFVRKADYKNVLTVIQNEHPQTIALVLSYAKPDQASNIIADLPKDKRIDVVERIAKMDRTSPEVVKLVEHILEQKLSTFMSVDYMEVGGVNYIADVMNHIDRSNEKYIFDELNKKDAKLTDEIRKRMFVFEDIILLDDVSIQRFLREANSKDLVFALKGANQEVSAAIFKNMSKRSAETVQSDLEFTHNVRLKDVEEAQQRIVAIIRRLEEEGELVITKGGKDEIIV